In Deltaproteobacteria bacterium, the following proteins share a genomic window:
- a CDS encoding branched-chain amino acid ABC transporter permease, with protein MLDPINFTNVIISGVLTGLVYGLMALGLSVIFGVARVVNFAHGEMMTIAMYAAVMLFAGLKLDPFITVIPIAAAFCVLGYFLQCAVIQPFITRPEHSQFILLLAIAVIMTNLLLILFGPDARSVQLDALLQSIEIGPLLIDRGKLYAAMVAAATAAALFGFFRFTFTGTAIRACADNWLGARVVGLDVKKLYALAFGLGSACVAVAGCMMTLLVDLTPNLGPAYTLLAFVIVIVGGLGSMTGALLGGVLIGVSEALAGLFIVPSAKSMFSFALLIVVLLFRPQGLLGHRS; from the coding sequence ATGCTCGATCCGATCAACTTTACTAACGTTATCATTTCCGGAGTCCTCACCGGCCTCGTCTACGGGCTCATGGCCCTCGGCCTGTCCGTCATCTTCGGCGTCGCCCGCGTCGTCAACTTCGCCCACGGCGAAATGATGACCATCGCGATGTACGCGGCGGTTATGTTATTTGCGGGACTTAAGCTTGATCCGTTTATCACCGTCATTCCCATTGCCGCGGCTTTCTGTGTGCTCGGCTACTTTTTGCAATGTGCGGTGATCCAACCGTTCATCACTCGGCCGGAGCACTCGCAATTCATTTTGCTGCTCGCCATCGCGGTGATCATGACGAACTTGCTCTTGATCCTCTTTGGGCCCGACGCGCGCAGCGTGCAGCTTGACGCGCTGCTCCAGTCGATCGAGATCGGGCCGCTTTTGATCGATCGCGGCAAGCTTTATGCGGCCATGGTAGCTGCCGCGACGGCTGCGGCGCTGTTTGGCTTTTTTCGTTTTACGTTTACCGGCACGGCGATTCGCGCCTGCGCGGACAATTGGCTCGGCGCGCGAGTTGTCGGCCTCGACGTAAAAAAACTTTATGCTCTCGCTTTTGGACTTGGCTCCGCCTGTGTGGCGGTGGCGGGCTGCATGATGACGCTGCTGGTCGATCTGACGCCTAACCTCGGACCTGCCTATACGCTGCTCGCTTTTGTCATCGTGATCGTCGGCGGCCTGGGCTCTATGACCGGTGCGTTGCTCGGCGGTGTGCTCATCGGTGTCAGCGAAGCTCTAGCGGGCCTTTTCATCGTGCCGTCGGCGAAATCGATGTTCAGCTTCGCTCTCTTGATCGTCGTGCTGCTGTTTCGCCCGCAAGGTTTGCTTGGCCACAGATCGTGA
- a CDS encoding MmgE/PrpD family protein yields MADNNPFAAIPAGLKTTAAAAAFVESVTFDAIPAEAVRIGTRCLLDGLGLFVAGSEEHTVQILVEEAEQIGGRPDALLLSRGKTKVPAPMAARVLGTAGHAHDWDDSQVSIDPAHVYGLLTHPTIPPLSSTLVMAQKLGNIDGKTFMLAFLTGFEVECKISEWMLPQHYLRGFHSSGTVGTFGAFAAAAKLLGLKGDQLRSGFGIAASFAAGIRCNFGTMTKPLHVGRAAENGVTAALLAARGFTADPDALDGPWGYFAVAGGGVSPEKVSQSFGKTWTIVEPGVSIKPYPCGVLTHPTIDLMLNLVSENDIKPEEIDSVKVYAGSNILNPIRYPIAANHLQAKFSLPAALAMIALARKAGKKEFSDEFVGSAAMQAMQKKITTELDPEIEKMGFDKMRSRIAIQLKSGKQVAGWADERYRGGPENPISDGDLEGKVSSCCEGVMDESRQGKLVEAGWGVAKVANASRLMMLLNCVEE; encoded by the coding sequence ATGGCAGATAACAATCCTTTTGCCGCCATCCCTGCGGGTCTCAAGACCACGGCTGCGGCCGCAGCCTTCGTCGAGAGTGTAACATTCGATGCAATTCCAGCCGAAGCGGTGCGCATTGGCACACGCTGTTTGCTCGACGGACTGGGTCTGTTCGTTGCCGGCTCCGAAGAACATACGGTGCAGATTCTCGTCGAAGAGGCCGAACAGATCGGCGGCCGACCCGATGCGCTGCTTTTGAGCCGCGGCAAAACTAAAGTGCCGGCGCCGATGGCGGCGCGGGTACTGGGCACGGCGGGTCACGCGCATGATTGGGACGATAGCCAAGTGAGCATCGATCCGGCCCACGTGTACGGGTTGCTCACCCACCCGACGATTCCGCCGCTGAGCAGCACGCTGGTCATGGCGCAGAAGCTCGGCAACATCGATGGCAAGACGTTTATGCTCGCGTTTCTCACCGGCTTCGAAGTCGAGTGCAAGATTTCTGAGTGGATGCTGCCGCAGCATTACTTGCGTGGTTTTCACTCCAGTGGCACGGTTGGCACCTTCGGCGCGTTTGCCGCCGCAGCGAAACTCTTGGGTTTGAAAGGGGATCAGCTTCGAAGCGGCTTCGGCATCGCCGCCAGCTTTGCCGCCGGCATCCGCTGCAATTTTGGCACGATGACCAAACCGCTGCACGTCGGCCGCGCCGCCGAGAACGGCGTCACCGCCGCGCTGCTCGCCGCCCGCGGATTTACCGCCGATCCCGACGCGCTCGACGGCCCCTGGGGCTATTTCGCCGTCGCCGGTGGCGGAGTGAGTCCGGAAAAAGTTTCGCAGAGCTTCGGCAAAACCTGGACGATTGTGGAGCCGGGCGTGTCGATCAAGCCCTATCCCTGCGGCGTCCTGACGCATCCGACCATCGATTTGATGTTGAATCTGGTCAGCGAGAACGACATCAAACCAGAAGAAATCGATTCCGTGAAAGTCTATGCTGGTTCCAATATCCTGAACCCCATCCGATACCCAATCGCGGCGAATCACCTGCAAGCGAAGTTTTCTCTACCGGCGGCGCTGGCAATGATCGCGCTCGCGCGCAAAGCCGGCAAGAAAGAATTTTCCGACGAGTTCGTCGGCTCCGCCGCGATGCAAGCCATGCAAAAGAAGATCACCACTGAGCTCGATCCCGAGATCGAAAAGATGGGCTTCGACAAAATGCGTTCGCGTATTGCGATTCAGTTGAAAAGCGGCAAGCAAGTCGCAGGCTGGGCCGACGAGCGTTATCGAGGCGGCCCGGAGAATCCGATCAGCGATGGAGATTTGGAAGGAAAAGTAAGCTCGTGTTGTGAAGGAGTGATGGATGAGAGCCGGCAGGGAAAGCTAGTCGAAGCCGGCTGGGGAGTTGCCAAAGTAGCTAACGCGAGTCGGCTCATGATGTTGCTCAACTGTGTCGAAGAGTAG
- a CDS encoding branched-chain amino acid ABC transporter, with protein MNRRQFNKLLLAAGAATLAPFNIVQAQSNKLRIGVLLPKSGLQGLIGQSCQKGADLAPGVIKELLGVDVELMNADTETNVDTARTRAEKLIQDGAHCLVGPFDSGAAAAIAQVAEQRGVPFVINIAAAPQITEQGYKFVFRNFPIATELVQNGLALSEDLFKASGTTPRTAVFMHVNDTFGQANAKAIGAIAPKLNLPFKIVETISYDPAANDLAIEVTKAKATKADFLLLVCRLNDAIILRREIIKQRWNIMGIISPGSPGMYENQFFQTLGKLSEGCISNVPWFDPKAALTKSVDVAFRKQNPKDQLRFHALNVGYTFEAILIAADAFKRAKSTDAQPLTEAIRQTEIKNRMMIGGPIKFNAKGQVEGNLSACIQNQGQKPVVVLPSASAEAKPNFPWADYKRA; from the coding sequence ATGAATCGCCGACAATTTAACAAACTGCTTCTCGCCGCGGGTGCTGCGACTTTGGCGCCGTTCAATATCGTCCAGGCGCAATCGAACAAACTAAGAATTGGCGTGTTGTTGCCCAAATCCGGCTTGCAGGGCCTAATCGGCCAGTCCTGCCAAAAAGGCGCCGATCTCGCGCCGGGCGTGATCAAAGAATTACTCGGTGTCGACGTCGAATTGATGAATGCCGATACCGAGACCAACGTCGACACGGCGCGCACGAGAGCGGAGAAGCTAATTCAAGACGGCGCGCATTGCCTCGTCGGTCCGTTCGACTCCGGCGCCGCCGCTGCCATCGCGCAGGTCGCGGAGCAGCGCGGCGTGCCGTTCGTGATCAATATCGCCGCAGCGCCGCAGATCACCGAGCAGGGCTACAAGTTTGTTTTCAGGAATTTTCCGATCGCCACCGAGCTGGTGCAGAATGGCCTCGCGCTGAGCGAGGACCTCTTCAAAGCCTCTGGCACGACGCCGCGCACCGCCGTGTTCATGCACGTCAACGACACCTTCGGACAAGCCAATGCGAAAGCGATCGGTGCGATCGCGCCAAAGCTCAATCTGCCGTTCAAAATCGTCGAAACCATCTCCTACGATCCTGCCGCCAACGACCTCGCCATCGAAGTAACCAAAGCCAAAGCAACCAAGGCCGATTTTCTACTGCTGGTCTGCCGCTTGAACGACGCGATCATTTTGCGGCGCGAGATCATCAAGCAGCGCTGGAACATCATGGGCATCATCAGTCCCGGCTCTCCTGGCATGTACGAGAATCAATTTTTTCAAACCCTCGGCAAATTGTCCGAGGGCTGCATCTCCAACGTACCGTGGTTCGATCCCAAAGCAGCACTGACGAAATCAGTGGACGTGGCGTTTCGCAAACAAAATCCCAAGGATCAGCTGCGCTTTCACGCGCTCAACGTCGGCTATACATTTGAGGCGATCTTGATTGCCGCCGATGCTTTTAAGCGAGCGAAATCCACCGATGCCCAACCGCTCACCGAAGCGATCCGCCAGACTGAAATAAAGAATCGGATGATGATCGGCGGGCCGATCAAGTTCAACGCCAAGGGGCAGGTCGAAGGGAATTTGTCGGCGTGCATACAGAATCAAGGGCAGAAGCCGGTGGTGGTGCTGCCATCCGCGTCCGCCGAAGCTAAACCAAACTTTCCGTGGGCAGACTACAAACGCGCGTAG
- a CDS encoding ABC transporter ATP-binding protein produces the protein MTSLLEVKQVSKSFRGLRAVANVSFEVEENAIAALIGPNGAGKTTLFNLIAGALAADSGEICFADRRVDGLRPEQVCAAGVGRTFQIVKPFAGLTVLDNVIIGALLRAPNVAEARRHADAVLQRLGLAAKRDAPASALTLPDRKRLEVARALATRPKLLLLDEVMAGLRPTECDEMVDFLRDLNQREGITILLIEHVMRAVMALAQKVIVLHHGEAIARGTPEQVVRDRAVIESYLGEGGVS, from the coding sequence ATGACCTCATTGTTAGAAGTCAAACAGGTGAGCAAATCCTTTCGCGGACTGCGCGCGGTGGCGAACGTGTCTTTCGAAGTCGAAGAAAACGCCATCGCTGCGTTGATTGGTCCCAATGGCGCGGGCAAAACCACGCTGTTCAATCTCATCGCCGGCGCGCTCGCCGCCGATTCAGGTGAAATTTGTTTCGCGGATCGGCGCGTAGACGGACTGCGGCCCGAGCAGGTGTGCGCCGCCGGCGTTGGCCGCACTTTTCAGATCGTCAAACCGTTCGCCGGTTTGACCGTCCTGGATAACGTGATCATCGGCGCGCTGCTGCGCGCGCCGAACGTTGCCGAAGCACGGCGCCATGCCGATGCCGTGCTTCAACGGCTCGGCCTTGCGGCCAAGCGCGATGCGCCGGCGTCAGCGTTGACTCTGCCGGACCGCAAGCGGCTCGAAGTGGCACGCGCCCTGGCGACGCGGCCAAAACTGCTTTTGCTCGACGAAGTGATGGCTGGCCTGCGACCAACGGAGTGCGACGAGATGGTTGATTTCCTGCGCGACCTGAACCAGCGCGAAGGCATTACGATCCTTCTCATCGAGCACGTCATGCGCGCCGTGATGGCGCTGGCCCAGAAAGTGATCGTCTTGCACCACGGGGAAGCGATCGCCAGGGGTACGCCGGAGCAGGTCGTGCGTGATCGCGCTGTCATTGAAAGCTATCTTGGCGAGGGCGGCGTGTCGTGA
- a CDS encoding mandelate racemase/muconate lactonizing enzyme family protein yields the protein MKIADIEIIELQNIPVTPPLFKQPLRTAVRLLQLKTDTGLVGLSQIGGFLHAATVAAIKQELLPFLKDKDPLENERLMHQMLWKFNTRAHGGVWNYAVSAIDVALWDIKGKHYNTPVWRLLGGAQKMIPAYITFGLRAYDRDQLAAAAKHWVASGQSRLKVQVGRVNIRGESDPGGASAEHRSDNPAEDVSRMKAVRDAVGSDVELMADSNCLMKFDTAVRWCKAFEPLNLTWFEEPIVHNDPHLLAQLRKQTSIPIAAGQWENFYKLADMVRQDSVDFLNIHVLSVGGFTMGMKAAGLAQAFNLPIGNGDHFDFHLHAAVPNGWRAEIHVNNWLTVNAVYKELPKLADGWVTMNEKPGLGVELNDDAVKEFRI from the coding sequence ATGAAAATCGCCGACATCGAAATCATCGAACTGCAAAACATCCCGGTCACGCCACCGCTGTTCAAGCAGCCGCTGCGCACCGCTGTGCGGCTGCTCCAACTCAAGACCGATACCGGACTCGTCGGCCTCTCGCAGATCGGCGGTTTTCTGCACGCCGCCACCGTCGCGGCGATCAAGCAGGAGCTTTTGCCGTTCTTGAAAGACAAAGATCCGTTGGAAAACGAGCGGCTGATGCATCAGATGCTTTGGAAGTTCAACACCCGCGCCCATGGCGGCGTTTGGAACTATGCGGTCAGCGCCATCGACGTGGCGCTGTGGGATATCAAAGGCAAGCATTACAACACACCGGTGTGGCGGCTGCTTGGCGGCGCGCAAAAGATGATTCCCGCGTACATCACGTTCGGCTTGCGTGCTTATGATCGCGATCAGTTGGCAGCCGCGGCGAAGCATTGGGTTGCCAGCGGCCAGAGCCGGCTCAAAGTTCAAGTCGGCCGCGTTAACATCCGCGGCGAAAGCGACCCTGGCGGCGCCAGTGCCGAGCATCGATCGGACAATCCGGCGGAAGATGTCTCGCGCATGAAAGCCGTGCGCGACGCCGTCGGCAGCGACGTCGAGTTAATGGCTGATAGCAATTGTCTGATGAAGTTCGACACCGCGGTGCGTTGGTGCAAAGCATTCGAACCGTTGAATCTCACCTGGTTCGAAGAGCCGATCGTGCACAATGATCCGCATCTTTTGGCGCAATTACGCAAGCAGACCAGCATTCCGATCGCCGCCGGCCAGTGGGAGAATTTTTATAAGCTCGCCGACATGGTGCGGCAAGATTCAGTGGATTTTTTGAACATCCATGTGCTGTCTGTCGGCGGCTTCACGATGGGCATGAAGGCTGCGGGCCTGGCGCAAGCCTTTAATTTGCCCATCGGCAACGGCGATCATTTTGATTTTCATTTGCACGCCGCCGTGCCCAATGGTTGGCGCGCCGAGATCCACGTCAACAATTGGTTGACGGTCAACGCCGTTTACAAAGAGCTGCCCAAGCTGGCCGACGGCTGGGTGACCATGAACGAGAAGCCGGGACTCGGCGTCGAGTTGAATGACGATGCTGTCAAGGAATTCAGAATCTAA
- a CDS encoding branched-chain amino acid ABC transporter permease, whose product MVNARATGALIALFAGLLLLPAFASSYVLSLATLILLFAYTGQAWNILMGFAGQLSLGHALYLGVGGYAAAALYFHYGIGPWLGLWLAIFLCALIAAFIGFLAFRYRISGVYFALLTIAFAEFTRIGFDHFSWVGGSGGLFLKVTQRESLDLLNLRGPPAMFYYGALMLAGAALVLCSWLLKSRPGFYWQAIREDEEAARALGIDVFKWKMLAMILSAALTSVAGVFIALYYNNLFPEQIFHIGRSIEIILGPIIGGLGTLFGPVIGAALLTLLAEIATELMTALGWQFAGLKQLVYGVILLFVIIFLPHGVWSPLARKLGIDNVSRRDAGAQSLDSK is encoded by the coding sequence ATCGTGAACGCGCGCGCGACGGGCGCGCTGATCGCCCTCTTTGCCGGTCTGCTTTTGCTTCCTGCCTTTGCTAGCAGCTACGTTCTGTCGCTGGCGACGCTGATTCTGCTCTTCGCCTACACCGGACAAGCATGGAATATCTTGATGGGCTTTGCCGGTCAGCTCTCTCTCGGCCATGCGCTCTACCTCGGCGTCGGCGGCTACGCCGCGGCAGCGCTGTATTTTCACTACGGCATCGGTCCGTGGCTCGGTTTATGGCTGGCGATTTTTCTGTGCGCGCTGATCGCTGCGTTCATCGGTTTTCTTGCTTTTCGTTATCGCATCTCCGGTGTCTACTTTGCGCTACTCACGATCGCTTTCGCCGAATTCACTCGCATCGGCTTTGATCACTTCTCTTGGGTCGGCGGCTCCGGTGGGCTGTTTTTGAAAGTTACCCAACGCGAAAGTCTTGATCTCCTCAACCTGCGCGGCCCGCCGGCAATGTTCTACTACGGCGCACTCATGTTAGCTGGCGCGGCGTTGGTTTTGTGTTCGTGGCTGCTCAAAAGCCGCCCAGGCTTTTACTGGCAGGCGATCCGCGAGGACGAAGAAGCGGCGCGGGCGCTAGGAATCGACGTTTTCAAATGGAAGATGCTGGCGATGATATTGAGCGCGGCGCTGACGAGCGTTGCCGGGGTGTTTATCGCGCTTTACTACAACAATCTTTTCCCGGAGCAGATTTTTCACATCGGCCGCTCCATCGAGATCATCCTTGGGCCGATCATCGGCGGGCTCGGCACGCTCTTTGGGCCGGTGATCGGCGCGGCGCTGTTGACGCTGCTCGCGGAAATCGCCACTGAGCTGATGACCGCGTTGGGCTGGCAGTTCGCCGGATTGAAACAACTGGTTTACGGGGTGATTCTGCTCTTTGTGATTATTTTTCTGCCGCACGGTGTGTGGAGTCCGCTGGCCAGGAAGTTGGGGATTGATAATGTCTCGCGCAGAGACGCCGGGGCGCAGAGTTTGGATTCAAAATGA
- a CDS encoding ABC transporter ATP-binding protein gives MLEIRDLDLYYGDAQALAGLSLDVLRGEIVAIVGANGAGKTSLIRAISGIERSHAGRIIFDNSDITGSEPHEICNLGIGQVAEGRQLFPSLTTLENLSMGAQLPRARTKAKQTMEEVLVLFPRLAERRKQLAGTLSGGEQQMLAIGRCLMGCPELIMFDEPSLGLAPTVVQEVLRTIAALNQRGMTILLVEQNVAASLKISQRGYVLENGRIVLSGSGNELLDNQQVRRAYLGL, from the coding sequence CTGCTGGAAATCCGCGATTTAGATCTGTACTACGGCGACGCGCAGGCGCTCGCAGGACTGTCGCTCGATGTTCTCAGAGGTGAGATCGTCGCCATCGTCGGCGCCAATGGCGCCGGCAAGACCTCGCTGATCCGCGCAATTTCCGGCATCGAGCGGAGCCACGCCGGGCGGATTATTTTCGATAACTCTGACATCACCGGGAGTGAGCCACACGAGATCTGCAATCTGGGCATCGGCCAAGTGGCCGAAGGGCGCCAGCTCTTTCCCTCGCTGACGACGCTGGAAAATTTGTCCATGGGCGCGCAGCTTCCCCGAGCCAGGACGAAAGCGAAGCAAACAATGGAAGAAGTCTTGGTCCTGTTTCCACGACTCGCCGAGCGCCGCAAGCAGCTCGCCGGCACGCTCTCCGGCGGCGAGCAGCAGATGCTTGCTATCGGCCGTTGCCTGATGGGCTGTCCGGAGCTGATCATGTTCGATGAACCGTCGCTCGGCCTGGCCCCGACAGTCGTGCAGGAGGTGTTGCGCACCATCGCTGCGCTCAATCAAAGGGGGATGACGATCTTGCTGGTAGAGCAAAACGTTGCGGCGTCATTGAAAATCTCCCAGCGCGGGTACGTGTTGGAAAATGGCAGAATCGTGTTGTCGGGCTCCGGTAATGAGCTGCTCGACAATCAGCAAGTGCGTCGGGCTTATCTGGGGTTGTAA
- a CDS encoding class II aldolase/adducin family protein codes for MIEPLDALKDKVVMVAKVLQHQGLIDGYGHITARLPDNKILSTPHMPPGKVAVRDLIILDADGNKLDGFGVPNGETAMHTSIYKARADVQCILHYHADELVAVAATGQQIKVIGNCGVAFYRGTPIYDSPVLIRNAGLGDKVAQTLGNKVAVLLRGHGGTVVATSLDQLLRHGIDLVRSARLQIIAAPLGQVKTHSLQECEEMARNERRADVHRRFLDYYISEVVD; via the coding sequence ATGATCGAGCCCCTGGACGCACTCAAAGACAAAGTAGTAATGGTCGCGAAGGTATTGCAGCACCAAGGCCTGATCGACGGCTACGGCCACATCACGGCGCGGTTGCCAGACAATAAAATCCTCAGCACACCGCACATGCCGCCGGGTAAAGTGGCGGTGCGCGATTTGATCATTCTCGATGCCGACGGCAACAAACTCGACGGCTTCGGCGTGCCCAATGGCGAAACCGCCATGCATACATCGATCTACAAAGCGCGGGCCGACGTCCAGTGCATTTTGCACTACCATGCTGACGAGTTGGTCGCTGTCGCCGCTACCGGCCAACAGATTAAAGTCATCGGCAACTGCGGTGTGGCGTTTTACCGCGGCACGCCGATCTACGATTCGCCGGTGTTGATCCGCAACGCCGGGCTCGGCGACAAAGTGGCGCAGACCCTGGGCAACAAAGTCGCTGTGCTGCTGCGCGGCCACGGTGGCACAGTGGTAGCGACGAGCTTGGATCAGCTCCTGCGCCACGGCATCGATCTGGTGCGCAGCGCCAGGCTGCAAATCATCGCCGCGCCGCTGGGCCAAGTGAAAACCCACTCATTACAGGAGTGCGAAGAAATGGCGCGCAACGAACGGCGCGCCGACGTGCACCGGCGGTTTTTGGATTATTATATTTCCGAAGTTGTCGACTGA
- a CDS encoding alpha/beta hydrolase yields the protein MPIAKVRGVNMNYKIVGTSGPWVALSPGGRRDISGIEYQAQKMADQGYRVVIFDRRNTGASEVRIDGTESEYEIWADDVHELMKQQGALPAIVGGSSSGCRTALLFALRHPESVRALLLWRVTGGRFACERLAEEYYGQFIAAAQKGGMAAVCEMEHWKERIAARPQNRDVLMKMEPARFIQVMSHWKDYFLKGIDLPVIGATEAELKSIKVPACIIPGNDLTHGRLTGETLGKLIPKSEVHILFPKHYDEPLSPREEWDAKASDMAKLWDDFLKRSNVV from the coding sequence ATGCCCATTGCTAAAGTTCGCGGCGTCAACATGAACTACAAAATAGTCGGCACCAGCGGTCCCTGGGTCGCCTTGTCCCCCGGCGGCAGGCGCGATATCAGCGGCATCGAATACCAAGCGCAGAAAATGGCCGACCAGGGTTATCGAGTCGTGATCTTCGACCGGCGTAACACCGGGGCGTCGGAAGTGCGCATCGATGGCACCGAGTCGGAATATGAAATCTGGGCCGACGACGTCCACGAGTTGATGAAGCAGCAGGGCGCCTTGCCGGCGATCGTTGGCGGCAGCTCCTCGGGCTGCCGCACGGCGCTGTTGTTCGCGTTGCGCCATCCGGAATCGGTGCGCGCGCTCTTGCTCTGGCGCGTCACCGGCGGCCGCTTCGCCTGTGAGCGGCTTGCCGAGGAATATTACGGTCAATTCATCGCAGCAGCGCAAAAAGGCGGCATGGCCGCGGTATGCGAGATGGAGCACTGGAAAGAGCGCATCGCCGCGCGGCCGCAGAATCGCGATGTACTTATGAAAATGGAGCCAGCGCGCTTCATTCAAGTGATGTCGCACTGGAAAGATTATTTTCTCAAAGGCATCGATCTGCCGGTGATCGGCGCCACCGAAGCGGAGCTTAAGTCCATCAAAGTGCCGGCGTGCATTATTCCGGGAAACGATCTCACCCACGGCCGTCTGACCGGTGAAACGCTCGGTAAATTGATCCCGAAAAGCGAAGTACACATCCTATTTCCCAAACACTACGACGAGCCGCTCAGCCCGCGCGAAGAGTGGGACGCCAAAGCCAGCGACATGGCCAAGCTGTGGGACGACTTTCTGAAACGCTCGAACGTTGTGTAA